The genomic region aatctCTTGTTCCAAACAAAAAGTGACATAATCTCTATGTTTTGTTATAtaatcaaagtatcaaactCTTATTAGTCatagaaataaaaagaagattaaCTTTGCTATGTTGACATCTGGACGAGAGACTATTGATGAAACAGCCTGGAAATTTTATTGACAATGTCATCATATTTTAACAACAATAATGTAATGAAGGACACATAATCTCCTAAATTTTGTACGCGGAAAACAGCGTATATAATAATGGCCAAaacatttcaaaacaaaaacaaaaaaaaaatctaaccgTGTCATAaaacaaggaaaagaaaatggAGTTATTCGCCAGAGGTTCCTCCGTTAGATTACGCAGCTGTCACGAGAAATACCTCTTCGCCGTCGACGACGAAAAAGCCGTCCGTCAAAGCTCTGACGGAACGTCACGGCAATCGGTATGGACGGTGGAGACGGTGCCACGCAAGCCCGATTTCATCCGTCTCAAGAGCTGCCACGGCAAATATCTAACGGCGAGCGAGTCGTCGTTTCTTCTCGGCGTCACAGGCCAGAAAGTCGTCCAGACCCCGCCGTTTCGTCAGGCTGAGCACGAGAGCCACTGGGAGCCGATCGGAGACTACGGCTCGCCGCCGGTCAAACTCATGTCGTGGAACGGGAACTATTTGCGCGGGAACGGTGGATCGCCGCCGTGGAAGAACTCCGTCACGCACGATCACGAGCCTCACGCCCACAAGAAGTGGATCTTGTGGACCGTCGAGGTCGTTGAGAGTCCCGAGAATGTATCGCTCGCCGATGATGGCTTTTCGTCGCCGGCTTCGAGTTTTAACTCGGCGGTCAACGACGAGTCAAATCACGAGTCGTCGGGTAAAGAATCACCGACATTTGGATCTTCTGAGTCCATCGGGTCGGATCCTGTGTCGGTTTCTTCTTCGAAGCTTATGTTTACTCCGTCAATGTCGGGGACATCAACCCCTAAACCAATAGAGGTTTGTTAATAActtataacatattttatattttatattttcgtttacattttattaattcaaactatttgattattaattaagaatttgatttttttgaaaagaagaaggatCCGAAGAAAAGTGTCGAACATTCATCAGCGATTGATATCTTTCGCATTGCCAAATCGGTGAGACTACGAAGCAGCGCGCACGAGAAATATTTAACTGCAGACGATAACGAGGAGAGTGTGGTAATGGGCCGGAACGGGCAATCGAAAGAGGCCCGTTGGAGGGTTGAACTGATACCCGGCTCCGAGGATTTGATTCGGTTAAAGAGCTGTCACGGTGGATACTTGACTGCCTCGAACGAGCGGCTGATGCTGGGAGCTACGGGGCATAAGGTGGTTCAGTCGAGGAGGACCGGAGATGGTGATCCGGCGGGAGAGTGGAAACCGGTTACAGATGGGTCAAAGGTGAAGCTGAAGAGTAGAACCGGCGGTAATTTTCTGAGAGCCAATGGGGGAATGCCACCTTGGAGGAATTCGGTTACGCATGATATACCGAACCGGAGCGCTACGCATGATTGGGTGGTTTGGGAAGTTGACGTGGTCGAGATTATGGAGCGTTCCCACGAGACTGGTTAATCATTGGCCCTTGAACTTGTCTAAAGTTTTTAACTTTAAATCCAGAAAGTCTAACTAATCGATTTATCATTTTGTTTGCAACATCTTTACAATGTAGTTTATTTGAttggatttttttcttttacaatttattttgttattagtAAAAACAAAGTTACATCGGGTGGCTCTACACCAGCCCTTGAGATCAGCAGGTTTCTTGGCATATAAGAATTgttctgattttgtttttgagatTATTATCTTAAGAAGGATACTATATAGACATGAAGTTCTACCAAGAAGGATCATATAGAAGTTCTCTCCAAATAATATACTTTCCTTCGCAATCTATACAATCAACTGACTAATTATCATTGTCAATATTAACCAAATGAGTTCCCACAAACAGTTGTAAATGACTagttgacaaagaaaaagaatggtAAAAGACTTTGTATCAAACTCGGGATTTCCACAAATGGGTGTTATTATATTAcgaatctaaatattttttaaattctgaAAAGAACTCCCTTTTTGCATTATTCAAGTCCTAAGCAAACACAAGCCCTTGTCACTCAATTAGACTTGTTTAATCATCAGTACTAGCAGTTTTATACAGACCTATAATCAAAATGGTCCTAAAACACTCTCCACATTttcctttgtatttttttctttgcgGTTAAATCTCGGACAGAGTCATGGTCTGTGGATCAAAATCGATATCAGATTTagaagtttaaaataaaaccaaCAATACTGGACTCTAAGAAGCTTAGTTCTATAATTATGAACTGGGCTCAAATCAGCTTACATACACCGCATACATACGTGTCAATGAATTTTTGTTAAACCATGTGTGGGAGTGATACACGCTGGTCCAATGAATGTCCTTTAAGTCTTTCAAAAATTGTTGGTCaagattttggtttatttatatCAAGGTGTTTATGAACCATGTTTAGTTGTATCCGTATACATGCGAAAGATTAACATTATAATTCATTTTTCGTTAAGTCAGGCAAATTATTATGAAACGTTCCGATTTGATGGCCTTTACATTTTTCTTGGTTAATCTTGGACCAATACTGACGAGCGAACCTAAACAAGGATCAGATTCTAAATTCAGAACAAAACCAAACATACGAAACTCGAAAGTATGTTAGATTTCAAAGCGGCACAAACCAGTTTGTCCGGTCCATGACATCAACTATATACGTAAACAATAAGAGTAGCGTATCACAGACGCGAGAAAATGTAACAAGTTGGTCTTACTTATGATCTGTCATTGGGACATGCCTTGAGATAAGCCTTAAGGAGAGTCCCACACTCGTCAATCTCACCTCTTGTTATTTCTTCAGGGCAACATATcccaacaaaaaagaaaaatcatatcTTACGTCCCaaccatatattatatacatttttgcATATTTTTGTCTTTACTCGGATCGTAATAATACAGCTATAACATTATTATACTGGAGTAGATTACAAACCTCTCTTTTTCGTTTGCCTATGTTCGATTCACATAGTGTGCTGCTACCCATTCAATTTCATCATATGGTACCTTGATAAATACTCCTTTCTTCCGATTACACAAGTTGTAACGGGAAGAATGGGAAAAATACGTAAAAGAATATGTAACTATTCCTCCcggttataagaaaaaaatgtaattatagATGTATAAATATGCTGACTGGAAGTAACAGATATGGTGAAATTGGAAACTTGTCAATTAAGCACGACTTTTCCATGCTAGTTCTGAAATTCGTTTCATCACATGACTATTCAATATTCAACTATTATTTTTGCTAAGAatattaaactaatttaaaaaagaCTGAAAAGGTCCACATCATTGTGTGCCGCTTTGGACTTGGTCTCCATTaataaatcattattaaataCACACCAAATAATGCGTTCACTTCACAATTCGTTTTATGAAACAAATCTTGCTTAAGTTCCAGCAAGAAGAAAGTAATAATAACATAGTATCAGCAAATGGAGTTTTTCCATGACGCTAAAGCCGTTAGGATGCGTAGCGCCCACGAAAAGTATCTTATGGCGGACGAGGACGAGGAGACGGTGACTCAAGAAAGGAATGGTTCCGACAAGAGAGCTCGATGGACCGTCGAACCAGTTCGTGGTTCCTTTGAAGTGATCCGTTTGAAGAGTTGCTACGGTAGCTACCTCACCGCTTCGAACGAGCCGTTCTTGCTCGGTGCCACGGGACGTAAAGTGGTTTTGTCGAAACCGAGTGGGCTTGACTCGTCCGTAGAGTGGGAGCCGGTGAGAGAAGGATCAAAAGTAAAGCTCAAGACTAGGCACGGTCGCTTCCTCCGAGCTAATGGTGGACTTCCTCCGTGGCGTAACTCAGTCACTCATAACTCTCGTCAGAGTTCGAACTCGTCCTTGTGGGATGTTGATGTCATCGAGATCTTGGTCGAAACGACGTCTCCGGCTCTAGCTCTGGCGACTACTCCTCCGCAACATATGAGGCTGTCAGGTCCTCCCATGTCTAAGACCACTTCAGAGAAATCGGTGGAAGAGGTTGGTATTGTTATTTAAGACTAGACAAATTATCTATCTATCCGAATTGTTATTTGTTTTCAGTCAGaagttgaaaataaaataataataacgaGACTGATCAGATATCCACCAATAATTGATAATATTTCGAAATCTCGAAACTTCTTTTAGACCAAGCGGATCACAAACTTGTATTCAGATAATGTTCCCAATTACTTATTTACTatagacatatatttttaactatatatactGTATGAAGTTTCAGAATTGTCATCTTTaacattttcttaattttgtgtTGACTAGTTGGCTGACTCGCGGCCGAAATCTGAAGGGTGGAACAGTTGACGCAGTCGCCGAGGGAAGAGACTAGCATGGATGTTGTTGTTGCGTGTACAGACGCAATCCAATTAACTGCATGCTGTGTGTTGTGTATGCAATAGGGGTCAAAGTATTAGCTCACATTGAGATATAGTGTTGACCAAAAGGCTAAAGATTGGTCCTCGGTTCCATTAGATAAGggcgttaaatataaaatgtattgatatattattattgtCGGTgctaatttttcattttattgtaCAAACTATACTTCTTTTGAACAAATCATTTAAGTTTTATATGTGAACATTTGCCATCAAGAAATGATGATGCTATTAGaagatttttttaatcaacTATCAATTAATGACTTTAAAGGGATCAAGCATAATCGCGCAAGTCTTGCTTCTTTTTTCTGGAACATTGCGCAAGTCttgttaaaaatgttttttactCAATCATCATCATGGTGCTGCAGCCTTTGCTCTTGTGGATTCTGTTCAATGACCGTTCTAATCCTCTCCAACATAGTGCTTCCAGCGGTCATCTCATCGTCCAGATCCACTACTATGTTTGCTCGAGATGGAAAGGATCTCTTGAATGGGCTTGGCCCATTATATATTAGAGATCTATCCAACAGTATTCTAGTTCACCAAAACCCATTTTTATGGTAAACTCTTTGACACAGCCTATTGTGGGGTTTGATAGATTTGGCTAGTACCCTAGAGATTTTCTGTTCACCGGGGTCTCTATTTTGTGCGTATTGCTATAAATCCTTTTTGAAGATTTTATTGATGTTTTTACCGGGTGCAGCTCCGTTTTCACCATCCTTCTATATTGAAAACAACAATCTAACGCCGTATCTTCTTTCTATGAAAGAATGTTCTTGCGTTTTTATCcgattattaatagtttaactTTATTTACCGGTTTGTATCCGATTAATAGTTTAACTTTATGTTATGTAGTGGTCTATATGGAACTAAAGATGCAATCAAAACTACTTCACTTTTTCTTGTATGTGAAGGTTGGCTCAGAGCCTGCTCATAGTTTATAGGGGCCATTGggcaaaaaattattttaggctctttaataataaaaaaaaacataatcatattttttttagaaaaactgTATTGTATagaaagtttttaaatttagatataagaacatataaaataaaaaaaattagaatacatgtatatttattaaatttggatataaaacatacaaataaaaatattagaatacatgtaaatttatttttcttcttaaaactatattttaaaagcaattgttaaagaaaatataataatgtgAAAGTGTTGATCTTATTCATGTACCAAGATCAGTATATATACAGGTATCGAGAGTCTATAGATTCCTATATTACAGGGATATGAGTATATCTAATACAAGTTATGTCATTATCTCGTATATCTCATCATTATCTCTATACCCCCCCTCAAGCTGGAGGAGAGATGTCAACGATCCCCAGCTTGGACAAGAGATATGAAAATGTAGTAGTCGGCAACGATTTAGTGAGAAGATCTGCAGGTTGTTCTTTGGTAGAGATATGTTCTGTAGTAATAAGCTTCTCTTCAACAGCATCGCGTACTTGGTGACAGTCATTCTCGATGTGTTTGGTACGTTCATGGAAGACTGGGTTCTGAGCAATGTGGATGGCCGATTTACTGTCGCAGAACAGACGCATTGGGCTCTTATGAGAAATGCCGAACGCTGAGAGAATGCGTTTCATCCATTTTAGTTCACGCAAAGTATAAGCCATACACCGATACTCTGCTTCGGCAGACGACGCAGAGACTGTGTTTTGTTTCTTAGTCTTCCACGAGACAGGAGAGTTGCCAAGGAGAACAATGTAGGAACTCAACGACCGGCGAGTAAGAGGACAAGCACTCCAATCCGAGTCGCAGTAAGACGCGACGAGCAAGTCAGAGTCAGAGCATAACAGAATCCCTTGAGAAGGGCATCCTTTTAAGTATCGGACGACACGAAGAGCAGCGTCCCAATGTTCCTGGAGAGGTGACTTCATGAATTGGGACAATATGTGAACGGAGTAAGAGAGTTCTGGACGGGTGAAAGTTAAGTAGATTAGCCGTCCAATAAGGCGACGATAAGGAGCAGGATCAACCAGAGGTTTGCCTGTAGCAAGCGCCAGTTTGTGGTTGAGTTCCATCGGAGTACTCGCGGGCTTACAACCAAGAAGACCCGAGTCAGCAATGATGTCAAGAGCGTATTTGCGTTGTGATAAGAAGAACCCTTCTCTGTTTCGTGCAACCTCGAtgccaaggaagtacttaagcttgCCCAAATCCTTCATATGGAAGCACTTGCAGAGATAGTTTTTGAACTTTTGTAAGGTAGAGATGTCGTTACAAGCGATCAGGAAGTCATCAACGTAAACAAGAATGTGTAGATTGATGTTGCCGCGTATATAAGAGAAGTGAGAGTAATCTGGTTTGCTCTGAGTAAAGCCATACGATTTCAGAGCAGTACTGAGCTTGGAGAACCAGCATCGGGGAGACTGCTTGAGACCGTAAATAGATTTCCTAAGGCGAGCCACTTTAGTGGGATCAGAGCCTCGGAACCCTTGAGGAAGTCTCATATAGACTTCTTCTTTTAAGTCACCATGGAGAAAGGCATTGTGAACGTCCATTTGGTGCACTTCCCATTGTTTAGCTGCAGCCACTTTCAAGAGTGTACGAACTGTAGTAGATTTAGCAACAGGTGCAAAAGTGTCTGTGTAGTCGATGCCTTCACGCTGACGATTACCACACGCAACGAGTCTGGATTTGTTACGTGCAGGTTTACCGTTGGCgtgatatttaattttgtagaGCCACATACTTTCGATCACCTTCTTGCCAGGAGGTAGAGTTGTAACGTCCCATGTGCCATTTTCAACATGAGCATCATGTTCGTCAACCATAGAGTCTCGCCACTCTTCTAGTTCAACAGCCTCTGCATAGTTTCGTGGTTCAACGGCAGAGGTAATAGCTGCAACAAATGCCTTGTGACTAGGCGAAAACTTAGCGTCAGACACATAGTTTGCAATCGGGTATAGGGTTTTACCTGAGACCGTAGACGAGGCCAGAGTGGAGTCGGGATGAGCGAGAGTGTGTGTATTCTTTTCGACAGTGTTGACCACATAGTTTTTAAGCAGAACAGAAGGTTTGCGCTCACGATGACCACGTCCGAGTACTTGAGGAAGACCAGGAGAAGAAGGTTCAGCAGGTGCCGGTTCAACAGCAGTAGTAGTAGTCGGAGAAGGAAGAGGAGAGGTAGGGATGGGAGGTGTAGAGGCGTCAAGAGTAGTATTTGGGGCAGGAGTGATAGGAGGAGTTGTAGTAGAGATAGTAGTTATAGGAGGAGTAGGAACGTTAGTCGTAGTATTAGGTTCTGGTAGTGATACTGTAGGGGGAGAAGTGGTAGAAGGTGGGAGAATTGTTTCAGCAGGAGGGGTTAGGGTATGAGGGATCCTAGAAGGAGACGTGTTTCGTAAGGTATCTTGGGAAGTAGGAGTAGTAGTAGTGGACTGAACAGGAGATGGTAAGGGAAGGAGATCATCATATACGGGGTTAGGTTGAGGCGGGATCAGATGGTCTTGCTGGGAAGGAAGTCCAGGGAATTGATCTTCAAGAAAAACAACATCGCGACTCGTGAAGAACACGTTGTCTTCAATATCGTACACATTCCATGCCTTCTTGCCGTATGGGTATCCGACAAAGAGACATTTGCGACTGCGAGCAGCAAACTTATCAGAGGAACGAGGTCGCCGTTGAGCATAACATAAGCACCCGAAGACTCGTAGAGTGTCATGTTTAGGAGGAGAACCATGAAGTAGTTTGTAGGGAGTTAGGCCATTGAGGAGTTTGGTGGGTGTGCGATTTATAAGGTGAGCAGCTGTGAGAATGGCTTGACCCCAAAATGTTACAGGTAGTTGAGCTTGGAAGAGACAAGATCGAGCAACATTAAGAATATGACGGTGCTTTCTCTCAACCcttccattttgttgtggtgtatccACAGTAGAGGTTTGATGCTGGATTCCTTCCTGGCGAAAGAAACTTTTTAGAACCATGAATTCAGTACCATTATCTGTTCGGAAAGTTTTCACTTGGCGACTAAACTGACGAACACTCATGGCGCAGAAGTTTTTGAGTATAGAGGCAACTTCTGATTTCTCGAGCATAAGGTAAATCCATACAGCTCTTGAGTAATCATCAACTATGGTAAGAAAGTAAACTGAACCACAAGAAGCAGGTGTGCGATATGGTCCCCAAACATCacaatgaacaagatcaaaaggTGCAACTGCTTTATTAGAACTTTCTTTGAAAACCTCACGAGTTTGTTTGGAGAGTAAACAAATATCAcatgaatcagaatgataaaaATCGCCATCTAAACTATTTAAAACCGGTAGAGAAGATAAAGTAGAAAAGGCGGGATGTCCAAGACGCCGATGCCAAAGTACTGAAGAAGATGTTCTGTCCTTTCCAGTGCGATTTGACTGTGCAATCGTGACTCCCGTAAAGTAATACACACCCTCTCGTTCTTCACCGGCTCCAATCAGGGTCCTCGTGAAACGGTCCTGCAAAAAGCATAAGGTATCAGTAAAAACTGCAATACATCCAGTCTGTTTAAGAAGTTTAGAAACAGAGATGAGAGTGCAATCAAAATCCGGAACGTATAACACGTTTAGTAGGGAGCACTGCGAGTTCAACGACAAGGTTCCAGCTTTTGTTGACTTGGATGTACGACCGTTAGGGAATTTCACCATCGAAGGGGAGGTCTCATGAACATCACGAAGTAGTGAGAGATCGCCAGTCATATGATGAGACGCCCCTGTATCAATGATAACGTCAGATATAGATGGTTTACCCGACATACGTTCCGTAGAAAGTTGAGACTGTTGATTCTGGAGGAGGCTGATCAGGGCCGAGATTTGATCCGAGGATGCAACTGAGTTTGCAGACATAGTGTTAGGTGCAGAACGAGTTGTGGGAGAGCGACCACGTCCGCGACCACTAGTAGAGCTATTGCGACCTCCACGACCGCGCTGAGATTGAGGAGAAGATCGGCTCTGTTCTTTAAACCAATCGGGATACCCATGAAGTAAGAAGCATTCAGAAGCCTCGTGACCGGTACGATTGCAGTGCGTGCAGGATCTGTTGGGATCACGACTTCGGTTCATTGCAGGTGGAGAGTCAGCTTTAGTAGTAAAACCGATGGCATCTTGCTTGTGTTCTGTAGCGCGCATAGAAAGGAGGTGTTGTTCCGCCCTAATCACGCGAGAGTAGGCAACATTAACATCTGGTAATGGCTCTTCATCAATGATCTGAGAACGAATGGAGCTGAAGCGAGATTCATCAAGACCAAAGAGGAACTTGTGGACCTTTGCATCTTCTCGTTCTTTCTCAATGTGAGATGAAGCATCGCAGGTACAAACATGAGAAGATTTAAAGCTTTGAATCTCTTCCCACAATTTGGACAAGCGTCCGTAGTAGCTAAGAACAGAATCACCGTTTTGCTTGCAGTTGGTGATTTCGTTCTCGAGAAGATGTTTACGTACGCTGTTCTTGACTGAGAAACGGCTCTTGAGAGATTCCCAAAGTTGCAGAGCATCAGGTACATAGCTTACAGTAGAACGAACCGTAGGGTCAATAGAGGTGCGGATCCATCCAACTATCATGGAGTTGGAGGCGATCCAACGAGCAAGATCAGGGTTCGAGGACGGTTTAGGTATGGAGCCATCGATGAACCCTATTTTCCTCTTGGCTTGGAGAGAGTTCCAAAACTCTGTAGCCCATTCAGCATAATTGTCTCCTTTAAGGATCACAGGTGTGATCAAGGATCCAGGGTTATCAGAGGGATGGAGGTAGTATATAGAATCCGAAGTAAGCGCTTCGGTGGTAGGAGTTGAAGTAACCGATTCGGTGTTGGTAGAAGTAGAAGATGAAGTAGTAGTAGCCATGATAAGTATAGATCAAAGgcgtaaaaaaaaattttagagTGCGGAAGCGTTAGAGAATAGGTCAGAGATCgtattgctctgataccatataatAATGTGAAAGTGTTGATCTTATTCATGTACCAAGATCAGTATATATACAGGTATCGAGAGTCTATAGATTCTTATATTACAGGGATATGAGTATATCTAATACAAGTTATGTCATTATCTCGTATATCTCATCATTATCtctatagaaaattaaaaaaaattggacctTTAATATCATGAACCCCGAGGCAGTTGCACTGTTCGCCCTTGTATATGAGCCAGTCCTGGGTTGGCTCTCAACCTCAGGACTTTATTTGACTATCTTCCAGCTGTTCGATCTTTCATCTGGTCTGATCTTGAATCAAGACTACTTCAGTCCTTCAATGAATTCAAGCTTGTTTTGAGTTCGCTGTCATCTTCTTTTGAAAAACTATCATGTTTAATTTCTTATGTTATTGTTGTTTATGCGTGTGATCAAAGATGATGCTAATTCTTTATTATGTTGTAGTGTTTCAGACAGGAGCGTATCCAGAAGTGATCATTATTGGGTGCACTAgtgtataaaattaaaaattttggtgGACAAATACAAATATTAGTGAAAAAATACACTGATTTTCAGAAAAATTATGGGTGCATGTGATGCCTTCGCCCCTGGTTTCAGAAAAGAAATCAGTggtttatatgaaatttttgtcaTGTGCTCATTTCCATTGCTAATCCTAAAGCTGACCACTCCTAAAATCAAGATTTGCGCGACCTAAGGGCATCAgcttatcaaaataaattaacaatatgtAGAAACTAAGGTTGTTGGGGGGGAGGGGGGAGAACAAAGAAAGATATATAAACCATACAAACCAGTAGTCATAAATTTATTACACGAGACAGAAACGTACATGGAAAACCAAC from Raphanus sativus cultivar WK10039 unplaced genomic scaffold, ASM80110v3 Scaffold1612, whole genome shotgun sequence harbors:
- the LOC108828245 gene encoding uncharacterized protein LOC108828245 isoform X2, with translation MELFARGSSVRLRSCHEKYLFAVDDEKAVRQSSDGTSRQSVWTVETVPRKPDFIRLKSCHGKYLTASESSFLLGVTGQKVVQTPPFRQAEHESHWEPIGDYGSPPVKLMSWNGNYLRGNGGSPPWKNSVTHDHEPHAHKKWILWTVEVVESPENVSLADDGFSSPASSFNSAVNDESNHESSGKESPTFGSSESIGSDPVSVSSSKLMFTPSMSGTSTPKPIEKDPKKSVEHSSAIDIFRIAKSVRLRSSAHEKYLTADDNEESVVMGRNGQSKEARWRVELIPGSEDLIRLKSCHGGYLTASNERLMLGATGHKVVQSRRTGDGDPAGEWKPVTDGSKVKLKSRTGGNFLRANGGMPPWRNSVTHDIPNRSATHDWVVWEVDVVEIMERSHETG
- the LOC108828246 gene encoding uncharacterized protein LOC108828246, coding for MEFFHDAKAVRMRSAHEKYLMADEDEETVTQERNGSDKRARWTVEPVRGSFEVIRLKSCYGSYLTASNEPFLLGATGRKVVLSKPSGLDSSVEWEPVREGSKVKLKTRHGRFLRANGGLPPWRNSVTHNSRQSSNSSLWDVDVIEILVETTSPALALATTPPQHMRLSGPPMSKTTSEKSVEELADSRPKSEGWNS
- the LOC108828245 gene encoding uncharacterized protein LOC108828245 isoform X1 produces the protein MELFARGSSVRLRSCHEKYLFAVDDEKAVRQSSDGTSRQSVWTVETVPRKPDFIRLKSCHGKYLTASESSFLLGVTGQKVVQTPPFRQAEHESHWEPIGDYGSPPVKLMSWNGNYLRGNGGSPPWKNSVTHDHEPHAHKKWILWTVEVVESPENVSLADDGFSSPASSFNSAVNDESNHESSGKESPTFGSSESIGSDPVSVSSSKLMFTPSMSGTSTPKPIEKKDPKKSVEHSSAIDIFRIAKSVRLRSSAHEKYLTADDNEESVVMGRNGQSKEARWRVELIPGSEDLIRLKSCHGGYLTASNERLMLGATGHKVVQSRRTGDGDPAGEWKPVTDGSKVKLKSRTGGNFLRANGGMPPWRNSVTHDIPNRSATHDWVVWEVDVVEIMERSHETG